The genomic region gccttgcctgggtgataacggatctcacagtcgtaatcgttgagaagttctacccatcggcgttgacgcatattgagttctctctggttaaagatatgttgtaggctcttgtgatcggtgaagatcgtacaccttgtaccatacaggtagtgtcgccaaatctttaaggcaaagacaactgcgcctagctcgaggtcatgggttgtatagttcttctcgtggattttgagctgtcgagatgcgtaagctataaccttgtctcgttgcatgagaacacagccaagcccaaggtttgaagcatcacaatagacaacgaagtcatcgcttccgtccggcagtgtaagaactggtgcatggcacagcatgtgtttgagggtttggaaagcagtctcctgcgcggttccccacacaaaaggcttgtctttatgagtaagggaggtaagcggtacagcaatctttgagaatccttcgatgaatcgccggtagtaaccggctaatccgagaaaagagcgaacttctgacggattctttggcgtaacccatccctcgactgcctcaatctttgcaggatcaacgtgtataccccgactattcacaatgtgccccagaaattgaacctcctccaaccagaactcacacttggagaacttggcgtagagttggtttccctgaagcaactcgagaaccaatcgcaaatgctgcgcatgttcggccctcgatctggaatagatcaggacatcgtcgatgaatacaatgacgaaacggtctaagaacggtttacacacgcgattcatcagatccatgaagaccgcgggtgcgttggtcaaaccaaaaggcatgacaacaaattcgtagtggccgtatcgggttcgaaaagcggttttgggtatgtcttcctcttgaatccgcaactgatggtagcctgaacgtagatcaatcttggagaaacactgagcaccttgtaattggtcaaacagatcatcgattcttggtaaggggtatcggttcttgatggtcagcttgttcaattcccggtaatcgatgcacatccggaacgtcccgtccttctttttgacgaaaaggactggtgcgccccatggagaagtgctcgggcgaatgaagcctttttcaagtaactcttggagttggtttgagagttctcgcatctcagatggagcgagtcgatacggagctttggccactgggttagctcctggaataaggtcgattcgaaagtcgatatcacgacttggaggtaatccaggaagatcatcagggaacacctgaggaaattctcggacaacggggacatccttgacttcaactttccttttcttgtccgtctcagctacaacaatgttggccaagaaggctcgatattccttgcggagatatttgcgagcttgaagatatgacatgagcttgaggtcttttgcagtagtttcaccataaacacatagaatatcaccactagctagcacaaaacgaatcatcttatcggaacacacaacttcagcatggttttcacgaagaaagtccatgcctactatgacatcgaaacttccgagctgcattggaatgagattaatcgggaatatatgattgttgagctcgagagtacaatcatggagcacagaattgacagcaatggttcttccggtagcgacttctacttcgaagggtgacgaaagataagagcgcttacgtctaagaagtttctcaaactcaaatgacacaaagcagttatcggctccagtatcaaacaaacatgatgcatatataccattcacaaggaacgtaccattgaccacgttgttatcagcttgagcctggcgtgcattgatgttgaaagttctggcgtgagcggcttgttgttgaggctgctgttgttgttgctggggttgttgagcttcttgtttcaccactctgttcgggcaccggtttgcgaagtggttagggtcaccacatgcaaagcaggtccgaacattgtttgccggggcctgtgcagctggAGGAGCTTggggagcaggtagcagggcttggttaacagcggcctGAGCTTGCGtctgacgaggaccatagcggcaattcgcagtgaaatgcccgtaaacgttgcagtgggcacagtaacggcaggccacacccaccgggtgatgataagaacatgtagcacagagtgggtgggggccggtgtacgcacgcttagccggcggcgcattgatcactggcgcagtgcgctgtggttgttgctgttgttgcggtactgactgaagaggagcagcattggttgcggcggcgcaattcttgttcttctttcttcttctcgaggacttggaggtttgagcagtagggttgtcggttgatgcggcagtaacttgatgcaacgacttggatggcttatcccagacaccagccttaactcgcttgtcgttaatctcggcagcgagtaggtaggtttcctcgattgatgcgggtttggcggcgaacacataatctgcaacacaatccggaagggcacggatgtatttcttgatggtcatctcgggagtcttgacctggtctggacagataatgctcagttgtttgaaacgggcggtgagaccagcgttgtcgccctccttctgcttgatggtccagaactcatcctccaacttttggcgttcgtggggaggacagaactcgtccagcatgatagccttcagttcctcccacgtcagctcgtaggcagcgtcgttcccgcgcttattcctttcggctgtccaccagtccaatgcccgcgactggaagacaccggtagcattgagagttcgaagatgatccgggcatccgctttgacgaagggtaacttccacagagtcgaaccagtgaaataagcctgtagggccctcttcaccggtgaactccttgggtccacatgccttaaattgcttgaaactgaacggagctttgatgggttcagtgagggttcgggattcttccgacgacttgctggtgttttcgtacacctcgctgacagctttcgctacagaccttgagatgagcttggcgagacgtcggtctctcttttcctgacgggaaaggttttggcgaattcttgatgatgacgacatggtctgcaatagacatcgccctaggactcaacacaacgaattcgaatctcgcacgtcttagtttactaaagcttagaatcacgtcgcatctcacgtcacgtaacacatataaacacataagcacataatcatagaggcacataagcacagaagcaattagagcacataagcaattaagcaaatagagcacttaattccctaaacacgtacgaaattttatcacagaggatgtcagaaaacagaaacctataaccacaagtcgagtgttgttcgttttgcatatcggatagcatcacattgtatcgtctaacttagtcgtatagcgtagcatagcacactggtttcgtttagatcacatcaacaggggtttgagtcgagataggatagcaacaaaagtcacgcagattggtaacaaatggagtaaccaacaaatcttaaaacacgtaaacaggtaaatcatataaaatcaacaaagcaacactcaaaatcggaaaatggattgtctgcggctactagactttgactaaccatggcaatttaactattcacagttgacttgtcgtcactttcgactctaggggacatgtttctgcctcgattcttgggcattatgcatgcacattctaggccatactcgtgagttcaggtcattggagtccgtcaactgccttggcgagataaaataaagtcggaataactgccaaggttagggtttcacccctagcttagcaatttcttccttgttttaagaaaaatttagaggaaaattttcatcaaattacgggtttcagccctgatttggtataattctcccccgtttgttgatagaaatttcacaaaataatttggcaaaatttgtaatttaggcaggaatttgcgggtttcactcctaatcccgtccaaactacaaaatttggctcggagttcggatgtaatgatagaatagaaggaaacaacatagaataagcacataaacttggtctcttggttcctaactatagtctaggtctctaagacagcgatccggactagatcgtgtctaacctaattccctatagttatggctctgataccaatctgtcacaccccaaccgatggcggaatcatcggggcgcggcactgagcgaaacagattgttcagaagtttccacaacaactatcatacaattcagttatataacacgtcccataccgtgtcccaaataataacaagttatcatagaaatcaactaaacaatatgggaactgttccgacaactcagattcttaattattacagaccgaatataaatattgttttaagacttctagacggctaactatagatcttactgactacaggtgccagtacaagatctacagataattatggccctggaacaggtatgtggacactgtcccaaggtcacaggctcctagaagcttattattgccttgcttccctagcacgctagtagcttaaacacctgtcacatacgttaaaataaaagtcaatacatataatgtaaaggtgagtacacaagtttgatatagcatatagagttcgaaaagtttacgcataaccaagcacgtacacaagggcaaacgatgcatgtaaattatcaacatgggaccatcgataccaacgacttcaagttgactgtccgagacagttcgcaatacatgattaccactgtaatccatgcaagtaattgtccttagcaacccccgtgtaaacgggtgctgagtccaaactatagtactacgttgctaaagcaggtagatagcactccacgtgtaaacataataaacagccatcatttagacaagtaatacatgcaagtaggttagcgttcaaatagtttgtgttgtttgtgaatttgatagattacgtatgtaacacccaaaagtgctgaaagcaaaaaggggtcgagtatactcacagtggttgattgtggattgaaaggagcactgagaataggttagcctgaatagttcgataacaatacaatgagtaatgcggaaaaagtgaacaatgtacttggatcgagtagaccaatcgatcggacagctgttcgatcgagtgggctgttcgattggtttgaaagtccgttcgaacatccattcgatcggccggctggctcgatcggctggttccttcaagtggattgtttcttcctttggtgagaaggatgtgtttgtgtatgatggtttgtactacctttcaagttggccgatcgaacagctgttcgatcggttagcccaaccgatcggctagcacttcattgttttcaaatatgtcactcgatcggttggcatgctcgatcgggtgacattccaatgcttcgaaaagtctaagtgttttgaagtgtagtatctcatgattcgagtagtaatgattacaatcgagtggctcgatcgatcgaatagaactctgtcaatattacacttcatgagtttgtgggactaagtgctagtcgatcggttagcctaatcgatcggctggcatagtcgttcggttgggctgttcgatcgaacagcctagccgttcggccagcttctcgattcggttaacctatcacttaacacttggttattcccgtgaattgttgatgttttagagatattttgactacgagttgaaccacaaaactgaagtccccacttagcccactgactcgagcaggaatcacccaaactcggtcagagacggtttggaacttaagtttaacgtttaacccgaaatcggtatatctctcggtagaacccgaatcttgaaccatgtgtttgtttagattgatttataaatcggttcaagtcccgttttcaccgttttgagtgtaaaagagttgaaagatagatgaaaacccatctcccaatccttttccaccgtgaaatgttaagatctttggtagattttaggttatttatgtggaaatcggttagatctaagctactcatggtggaatgatgtcaaaacttagtgttcttgaagaacaccatgatgacatcacccaagaacacctagatcttggtgatttcacggttggatttcagattttgaaagatagaaagatggagaatcgattaatgaacaaaaacgtacaaggattagagcgaaatacttaccggtttgagagaaatctgagatttagtgagaagaagaggctggtcggtcagagcttttccaaaagtggaaagtttgacaaggacagccctatttataggcttccaaaagaggaaagggtcagctgatcgaacagcatccctgatcgagcggctgtccgatcgaacagcctgttcgatcggctagcctgttcgatcaggttgccctgttcgatcggctagcctgttcgatcaggttgccctgttcgatcggcttgcctggttttgagtgtttcgcgacgatttttgatatttcgacttcgatgaacgatgatttgagaatgatagaattcctaatcaaattacttttagtctcaactactatatctaacatacgagcatccttacaaccatttcgggttcgatttccattgagtttgattcacctttgagtcttgattgatttgattgattcaccacacactttaacataaaagtaaacatgcacaagtaacacataaggcacacacacgtataaaaagtactaaaatccccacacttgagtttgatgattggtttgattagcttgattattgattgactagctttattgcattgttacttcctatcattcacagtcggtcgttgattcacagttcgattatcgaccgattagtttgattatacaacacttactccaaataatatgaaaatcaaaatgaaactaaaatgaaattaatctttattaatctttaattccaataacagtcaacacttgactttgacttgacttttgggaaaacacggggtgttacatcgattattaatagatactccacataatacaactaaagcgataaaataaataactcaattacaagtcaaagaagtcaaaacagtagctaagcaaggagtgacagatcgcaattagtaattttttcttcctttgacttcaatcttgactttgactttgattttcataacacggggtgttacatatcagttgatatgagagcatatcaagtTAAAAATGTATACAAAAGCCCTAATTAGGTAAACacttataatattatataaactTTCGGAAAAATGCCTAAACACCTAAATTGTCCGATCTAAACTATAAAATAACAAATTCGGCATCTGCAGCAAAATTTAGCATTTTGTGGCAATGACAAAGTCCATTGATAATGTTAATTGTCTGAAACCACTTCAAGGATATTAAAAATATCTGAACGATGCTTACACGTATATTACCATGCACACTTCGTATCTTATCCGGTAAGGACTCGTTATCGAAACTAGTGATAAATTTACTATCCTAACATCAATTAACATCCTAATCCTAATCCCCCAAGTATATCCCTAAACCCCTAAATATCTAATCTAGAATTTTCCCACATGTCCATTTGAATTATAAATTGCAAACACCATGCCTACCCCCCCCCAACCATCTCCTAGTTTCGGCCAAGAAGGGGCCCACAAGCGCCTTCCGTAATTGATAGGATATGATGAAGATTATGGGCGTTGATCTTGTGTTGACTCAAGAATATTGAAATTGGGTTATAAGGGTTTCAAGGCCACTATATCACCTACATCTTCCCATAATCATTCAACGGTTAAGGAATCGATCTAGGATTTGAATCCACAGACTCCCTCCTTTGTATTTAAAACATATGTTTGCTTGTAAATGTGCTGATGATTTAATCTATTTTTCATTGGCAAAATAAGACATGGACTTAAACTATTTTCCATTGGCAAAAAAAATCAACGAAAGTCGCAAGGAATACAAAATATACAGtgcattcattttttttttttggaaatcaTGTTTTTTTGTATAATAACaacactaaaaaaataaaacaaaagacaAATAAAAGTTTTTGCTACTAATGAAATTCATAATCAACTTCACGCCGCAACATGCGGATAAGCGTAAACTCGTTAGTAACAACTAACAACATACTGATCTACTTATTTATTTTTCAGTCTCATAACAATTATAAACAACAAATTAACGATAATATACTTCTTAAAACTACTTGTTTACaacaatattatttttttaacccGCCTAGTATactatataatataatttatGGTCAAAGTCAACATCTCAATCCCGTAAAACCCTAAAATTCCCCCCCAAAAAATCACCGATCACCGGAAAATCACCATGAACGACGATTCAACCACCACCTGCAGCCAATGCAACCTCACACATCCAAAAATCCTCCACCACATCCGCCTCAACGCCACCTTCCGCCACCTCTGCACCACCTGCGTCCTCCGCCTCCACCCTAACCACTTCTGTCCGTCCTGCCTCACCGTCTACCACCGTTCACCGCCAGAAAACGCCATCGTGTGCTTCAAATGCCACTCCTTCTCCCACCGCGCCTGCGTTTCCCCCTCCTTCACCGTCCGTATACCTTGCGTTACGTGCCTAAACCCTAACGGCGTCGTTTTCAGCCCTAGGTCATCCAATTGGTTTTATAACTGTAATAACGGTAGCCGGAGGATAGATTTGGCTGCTGCGAGGCTGCTGGTGGCTGCGGCGGAGATATCGACGTTGTCGATGAGTAGAGCGGAGGCTGCAGCTGTTAAGGAAGCAGAGTGGAGAGCGAAGGAGGCTTCGGAGTGGGGGAAGAAGGCGAAGGAGGCGGTTAATCATGTTGTAAAGGTTATGGAgattgaaaagaagaaaagagaTGATGAATGTGAATGTGAGTGTAGTGTTGTGGTTGATGATGTTGGAAGTAATAGTAGTTTTGTTGGAATTGGTAGTAGTGTTGGTTCGGTTGAGGCTTTTGAAGCGTTGAAATTAGCAGGCGATCAGGGTGAAGATTTAGTGGTTCAGTATGAACATCAATCGAATTTGTGAGAGCGTTTAGGATATATGTGGCGTATATATGATTAGTTGGATGGGTAACTTGATTTCTATCGCGTAtatatgaaaaattggatgatAATTAGTTTTGATTATACGGTTTGATTTCTTGTTCTGTCATCAATGGTTAGTTAATGGTATGATC from Helianthus annuus cultivar XRQ/B chromosome 10, HanXRQr2.0-SUNRISE, whole genome shotgun sequence harbors:
- the LOC110881652 gene encoding uncharacterized protein LOC110881652, whose translation is MNDDSTTTCSQCNLTHPKILHHIRLNATFRHLCTTCVLRLHPNHFCPSCLTVYHRSPPENAIVCFKCHSFSHRACVSPSFTVRIPCVTCLNPNGVVFSPRSSNWFYNCNNGSRRIDLAAARLLVAAAEISTLSMSRAEAAAVKEAEWRAKEASEWGKKAKEAVNHVVKVMEIEKKKRDDECECECSVVVDDVGSNSSFVGIGSSVGSVEAFEALKLAGDQGEDLVVQYEHQSNL